The following proteins are encoded in a genomic region of Oryza brachyantha chromosome 11, ObraRS2, whole genome shotgun sequence:
- the LOC121055754 gene encoding protein SCARECROW 2: MGSSSLLLFPSSSSASYSSSSSHAITSSSLLPPLPSSDHHHHLRYLHHLEDQHHAAAMVRKRPASDMDLPPPRRHVTGDLSDVTAAAAAGAPPMSSASAQLPALPTQLPAFHQTDMDLAAPPQHAPEGGAPSTAWVDGIIRDIIASSGAAVSIAQLIHNVREIIRPCNPDLASILELRLRSLLASDPAPPPPPPHQPALLTDATAPPAPASVAALPPPPPPHDKRRREPQCQEQEPNPPQSPKPPSAEETAAAAAAAAAAAAAAAKERKEEQRRKQRDEEGLHLLTLLLQCAESVNADNLDEAHRALLEIAELATPFGTSTQRVAAYFAEAMSARLVSSCLGLYAPLPNPSPAAARLHGRVAAAFQVFNGISPFVKFSHFTANQAIQEAFEREERVHIIDLDIMQGLQWPGLFHILASRPGGPPRVKLTGLGASMEALEATGKRLSDFADTLGLPFEFCPVADKAGNLDPEKLGVTRREAVAVHWLRHSLYDVTGSDSNTLWLIQRLAPKVVTMVEQDLSHSGSFLARFVEAIHYYSALFDSLDASYSEDSPERHVVEQQLLSREIRNVLAVGGPARTGDVKFGSWREKLAQSGFHVSSLAGSAAAQAALLLGMFPSDGYTLIEENGALKLGWKDLCLLTASAWRPIQTTGR, from the exons ATgggctcctcctccctcctcctcttcccctcctcctcctccgcctcttattcctcctcctcctcacatGCCATCACCTCCTCTTCCTTActgcctcctctcccctcatccgaccaccaccaccacctccgctaCCTCCACCACCTAGAGGACCaacaccacgccgccgccatggtccGCAAGCGCCCCGCCTCCGACATggacctgccgccgccgcgccgccacgtcACGGGTGATTTATCTGATGtcacggcggccgccgcggccggggcGCCGCCGATGTCGTCTGCCAGCGCGCAGCTCCCCGCGCTGCCCACGCAGCTCCCGGCGTTCCACCAGACCGACAtggacctcgccgcgccgccgcagcacgcGCCGGAGGGAGGCGCGCCCAGCACGGCCTGGGTGGATGGCATCATCCGCGACATCATCGCCAGCAGCGGCGCCGCGGTCTCCATCGCGCAGCTCATCCACAACGTCCGCGAGATCATCCGACCCTGTAACCCCGATCTTGCTTCCATCCTcgagctccgcctccgctccctcctcgcctccgaccccgcgccgccgccgcctcctccccaccaGCCTGCTCTCCTCACCGATGCCACGGCGCCCCCCGCCCCCGCATCGGTCGCGGCgcttcctccccctccaccgccgcatgacaagcgccgccgcgagcctCAGTGTCAGGAGCAGGAACCGAATCCGCCGCAGTCGCCGAAGCCCCCCTCCGCGGAGGAAACCGccgcggctgccgccgccgccgcagcggcggctgctgcggcCGCCAAGGAGAGGAAAGAGGAGCAGCGGCGGAAGCAGCGCGACGAGGAGGGCCTGCACCTGCtcacgctgctgctgcagtgcGCGGAGTCGGTGAACGCGGACAACCTCGACGAGGCGCACCGCGCGCTGCTGGAGATCGCCGAGCTCGCCACGCCGTTCGGCACCTCGACGCAGCGCGTCGCCGCCTACTTCGCGGAGGCCATGTCGGCGCGCCTCGTCAGCTCGTGCCTGGGGCTGTACGCGCCGCTGCCCaacccgtcgccggccgccgcgcgcctccacgggcgcgtggcggcggcgttccaGGTGTTCAACGGAATCAGCCCGTTCGTGAAGTTCTCACACTTCACGGCAAACCAGGCGATCCAGGAGGCGTTCGAGCGGGAAGAGCGGGTCCACATCATCGACCTGGACATCATGCAGGGGCTCCAGTGGCCGGGGCTGTTCCACATCCTGGCGTCGCGCCCCGGCGGGCCGCCCAGGGTGAAGCTCACCGGGCTGGGTGCGTCCATGGAAGCGCTGGAGGCGACGGGGAAGCGGCTGTCGGACTTCGCCGACACGCTGGGGTTGCCCTTCGAGTTCTGCCCGGTGGCTGACAAGGCCGGGAATCTCGACCCGGAGAAGCTGGGCGTCACGCGGCGCGAGGCCGTCGCCGTTCACTGGCTGCGCCACTCGCTCTACGATGTCACCGGCTCCGACTCCAACACGCTTTGGCTCATCCAGAG GTTGGCACCAAAGGTTGTAACAATGGTGGAGCAGGATCTGAGCCACTCAGGCTCATTCCTGGCGCGTTTTGTGGAGGCCATCCACTACTATTCGGCATTGTTCGACTCACTGGATGCGAGTTACAGCGAAGACAGCCCGGAGCGGCATGTTGTGGAGCAACAACTCTTGTCGCGGGAGATCCGCAATGTGCTAGCCGTGGGCGGCCCAGCACGCACCGGAGATGTTAAATTTGGGAGCTGGCGTGAGAAGCTT